The Bos indicus x Bos taurus breed Angus x Brahman F1 hybrid chromosome 13, Bos_hybrid_MaternalHap_v2.0, whole genome shotgun sequence genome includes a region encoding these proteins:
- the CSNK2A1 gene encoding casein kinase II subunit alpha, giving the protein MSGPVPSRARVYTDVNTHRPREYWDYESHVVEWGNQDDYQLVRKLGRGKYSEVFEAINITNNEKVVVKILKPVKKKKIKREIKILENLRGGPNIITLADIVKDPVSRTPALVFEHVNNTDFKQLYQTLTDYDIRFYMYEILKALDYCHSMGIMHRDVKPHNVMIDHEHRKLRLIDWGLAEFYHPGQEYNVRVASRYFKGPELLVDYQMYDYSLDMWSLGCMLASMIFRKEPFFHGHDNYDQLVRIAKVLGTEDLYDYIDKYNIELDPRFNDILGRHSRKRWERFVHSENQHLVSPEALDFLDKLLRYDHQSRLTAREAMEHPYFYTVVKDQARMGSSSMPGGSTPVSSANMMSGISSVPTPSPLGPLAGSPVIAAANPLGMPVPAAAGAQQ; this is encoded by the exons ATGTCGGGACCCGTGCCAAGCAGAGCCAGAGTTTACACAGATGTTAATACACACAGACCCCGAGAGTACTGGGATTACGAGTCACATGTGGTGGAATGGGG AAATCAAGATGACTACCAGCTGGTTAGAAAATTAGGTCGGGGTAAATACAGTGAAGTATTTGAAGCCATCAACATcacaaataatgaaaaagttgtTGTTAAAATTCTCAAG CcagtaaagaagaagaaaatcaagCGTGAAATAAAGATTTTGGAGAATTTGCGAGGCGGTCCCAACATCATCACACTGGCAgacattgtaaaagaccctgtg TCACGAACTCCCGCCTTGGTTTTTGAACACGTAAACAACACAGACTTCAAG CAATTGTACCAGACGTTAACAGACTATGATATTCGATTTTACATGTATGAGATTCTAAAG GCCCTTGATTACTGCCATAGCATGGGGATTATGCACAGAGATGTCAAGCCCCATAATGTCATGATTGATCATGAGCACAGAAAG cTACGGCTAATAGACTGGGGTTTGGCTGAGTTTTACCATCCTGGCCAAGAATATAATGTCCGAGTTGCTTCCCGATATTTCAAAGGTCCTGAGCTACTTGTAGACTATCAG ATGTACGATTATAGTTTGGATATGTGGAGCTTGGGTTGTATGCTGGCAAGTATGATCTTCCGGAAGGAGCCATTTTTCCACGGACATGACAATTATGATCAG TTGGTGAGGATAGCCAAGGTTCTGGGGACAGAAGATTTATATGACTATATTGACAAATACAACATTGAATTAGATCCACGTTTCAATGATATCTTGGGCAG ACATTCCCGTAAGCGATGGGAACGCTTTGTCCACAGTGAAAACCAGCACCTTGTCAGTCCTGAGGCCTTGGATTTCCTGGACAAGCTGCTGCGATACGACCACCAATCACGGCTCACTGCAAGAGAGGCCATGGAGCACCCTTATTTCT ACACTGTTGTGAAGGACCAGGCTCGAATGGGCTCATCTAGCATGCCAGGGGGCAGTACGCCAGTCAGCAGCGCCAATATGATGTCAG GGATTTCTTCAGTGCCAACCCCTTCACCCCTTGGACCTCTGGCGGGCTCACCAGTGATTGCTGCTGCCAACCCCCTTGGGATGCCTGTTCCAGCTGCCGCCGGCGCTCAGCAGTAA